One genomic window of Plasmodium falciparum 3D7 genome assembly, chromosome: 10 includes the following:
- a CDS encoding duffy binding-like merozoite surface protein: MKKIYSIFFSLFILNLHIYIKNIKCNDLINYNDSNLRNGLLNNSLDLTNGLNNKDNSFIDSKIEEHENKSYQNKDNNISIVGQDVPITSVYSSKIINANDLEGNSIDDTKGLSVTNSGFDDGSAFGGGLPFSGYSPLQGNHNKCPDENFCKGIKNVLSCPPKNSTGRNGDWISVAVKESSTTNKGVLVPPRRTKLCLRNINKVWHRIKDEKNFKEEFVKVALGESNALMKHYKEKNLNALTAIKYGFSDMGDIIKGTDLIDYQITKNINRALDKILRNETSNDKIKKRVDWWEANKSAFWDAFMCGYKVHIGNKPCPEHDNMDRIPQYLRWFREWGTYVCSEYKNKFEDVIKLCNIQQFTNQDDSQLLEISKKDKCKEALKHYEEWVNRRRPEWKGQCDKFEKEKSKYEDTKSITAEKYLKEICSECDCKYKDLDNTFKEFKDNVTLLKAVIDNKKNQDSLTTTSLSTSINSVRDSSNLDQRGNITTSQGNSHRATVVQQVDQTNRLDNVNSVTQRGNNNYNNNLERGLGSGALPGTNIITEEKYSLELIKLTSKDEEDIIKHNEDVREEIEEQQEDIEEDEEELENEGEETKEEDDEEKNETNDTEDTDDTEDTEDIEEENKEKELSNQQQSEKKSISKVDEDSYRILSVSYKDNNEVKNVAESIVKKLFSLFNDNNNLETIFKGLTEDMTDLFQK; the protein is encoded by the coding sequence atgaagaaaatatatagtattttcttttctttatttattttgaatcttcatatatatataaaaaatatcaaatGCAATGAcctaataaattataatgattcgAATCTAAGAAACGGATTACTAAATAATAGTTTAGATTTAACAAATGGATTAAATAACAAAGATAACAGTTTTATTGATTCTAAAATTGAAGAACATGAAAATAAATCTTAccaaaataaagataataatatctcTATCGTTGGACAAGATGTGCCTATTACATCGGTATATTCttctaaaattataaatgctAATGATTTAGAAGGAAATAGTATTGACGATACTAAAGGTCTTAGTGTTACTAATAGTGGATTTGATGATGGTAGTGCTTTTGGTGGTGGACTCCCTTTTTCTGGTTATTCTCCTCTACAAGGAAATCATAATAAATGTCCTGATGAAAATTTTTGTAAGGGTATTAAAAATGTCTTATCCTGTCCTCCAAAAAATTCTACTGGTAGAAATGGGGATTGGATTAGTGTGGCTGTTAAAGAAAGTTCAACTACAAATAAAGGTGTTCTTGTTCCCCCCAGAAGAACAAAATTATGTCTAAGAAATATTAACAAGGTTTGGCATCGAATCAAAGACGAgaaaaattttaaagaaGAATTTGTTAAAGTTGCTTTAGGAGAATCAAATGCTTTAATGAAacattataaagaaaaaaatctGAATGCCCTTACAGCTATAAAATATGGATTTTCAGATATGGGAGATATAATAAAGGGAACAGACCTAATTGACTATCAAATtactaaaaatataaatagggCATTAGATAAAATATTACGTAATGAAACAAGTAAtgacaaaattaaaaaacgTGTAGACTGGTGGGAAGCTAATAAAAGTGCATTCTGGGATGCATTCATGTGTGGATATAAAGTTCATATCGGAAATAAACCATGTCCAGAACATGATAATATGGACAGAATACCACAATATCTTAGATGGTTTAGAGAATGGGGAACATATGTTTGCAgcgaatataaaaataagtttGAGgatgtaataaaattatgtaatatCCAACAATTTACAAACCAGGATGATTCACAACTATTAGAAATATCAAAAAAGGATAAATGTAAAGAAGCATTAAAGCATTATGAAGAATGGGTTAATAGAAGGAGACCTGAATGGAAAGGCCAATGTGATAaatttgaaaaagaaaaaagtaaatatgaAGATACTAAAAGTATAACTgctgaaaaatatttaaaagaaatatgttCTGAATGTGattgtaaatataaagattTGGATAATACATTTAAAGAATTTAAAGATAACGTTACACTTCTTAAAGCAGTAAttgataacaaaaaaaatcaagATTCTCTAACAACCACTTCTTTATCAACGTCTATTAATAGTGTTAGGGATTCTAGTAATCTAGATCAACGAGGGAATATAACAACATCTCAAGGAAATTCACACCGTGCAACTGTTGTGCAACAAGTTGATCAAACCAACAGATTAGATAATGTAAACTCTGTAACGCAAAGAGGAAATAATAACTACAACAATAATTTAGAGCGTGGATTGGGTTCTGGTGCTCTTCCTggtacaaatattattactgaagaaaaatattctctagaattaataaaattaacatCAAAGGATGAAGAAGATATTATAAAGCATAATGAGGATGTGAGAGAAGAAATAGAAGAACAACAAGAAGACATCGAggaagatgaagaagaatTGGAAAATGAAGGAGAAGAAAcaaaagaagaagatgatgaagaaaagaaTGAAACAAATGATACGGAAGATACGGACGATACTGAAGATACGGAAGATATAGAAGAggaaaataaggaaaaagaaCTCAGTAATCAACAACaaagtgaaaaaaaaagtatttcAAAAGTTGACGAAGATTCATATCGAATACTATCAGTAAGTTATAAGGACAATAATGAAGTAAAAAATGTTGCTGAATCTATAGTGAAAAAACTATTTAGtttatttaatgataataataatttggaAACTATTTTTAAGGGTTTGACAGAAGATATGACAGatttatttcaaaaataa
- a CDS encoding glutamate-rich protein GLURP, which translates to MRNLFHITICLVTLNLFILEINAKTNTSENRNKRIGGPKLRGNVTSNIKFPSDNKGKIIRGSNDKLNKNSEDVLEQSEKSLVSENVPSGLDIDDIPKESIFIQEDQEGQTHSELNPETSEHSKDLNNNDSKNESSDIISVNNKSNKVQNHFESLSDLELLENSSQDNLDKDTISTEPFPNQKHKDLQQDLNDEPLEPFPTQIHKDYKEKNLINEEDSEPFPRQKHKKVDNHNEEKNVFHENGSANGNQGSLKLKSFDEHLKDEKIENEPLVHENLSIPNDPIEQILNQPEQETNIQEQLYNEKQNVEEKQNSQIPSLDLKEPTNEDILPNHNPLENIKQSESEINHVQDHALPKENIIDKLDNQKEHIDQSQHNINVLQENNINNHQLEPQEKPNIESFEPKNIDSEIILPENVETEEIIDDVPSPKHSNHETFEEETSESEHEEAVSEKNAHETVEHEETVSQESNPEKADNDGNVSQNSNNELNENEFVESEKSEHEPAENEESSLEEGHHEEIVPEQNNEESGESKLVDNDEGGFEEAHHENFSSEVSNSELNENEFVESDKSVTEPAEHEEVVSEESNPEPAENEESSIEEAHQEEIVPEQNDEESGESGLVDNEEGDFEEPNHEEFEPDQNDSELSENELVESEKSVSEPAEHVEIVSEKSVSEPAEHVEIVSEKSTSEPAEHVESVSEQSNNEPSEKKDGPVPSKPFEEIEKVDVQPKIVDLQIIEPNFVDSQPNPQEPVEPSFVKIEKVPSEENKHASVDPEVKEKENVSEVVEEKQNSQESVEEIPVNEDEFEDVHTEQLDLDHKTVDPEIVEVEEIPSELHENEVAHPEIVEIEEVFPEPNQNNEFQEINEDDKSAHIQHEIVEVEEILPEDDKNEKVEHEIVEVEEILPEDKNEKVQHEIVEVEEILPEDKNEKVEHEIVEVEEILPEDKNEKGQHEIVEVEEILPEDKNEKVQHEIVEVEEILPEDKNEKGQHEIVEVEEILPEDKNEKVEHEIVEVEEILPEDKNEKGQHEIVEVEEILPEDDKNEKGQHEIVEVEEILPEIVEIEEVPSQTNNNENIETIKPEEKKNEFSVVEEKAIPQEPVVPTLNENENVTPKPSEGESTKPDIVQIKIVQENKPNKKETPVVDGPKHVEQNIQEDDNDEEDDDDIDFEGLSRKDDEKDSSNKNKKKSSFITYISTKKFKKVSQTIVSVMINAYDGVIQVVSTIKGIAKDIVIFFQNI; encoded by the coding sequence ATGAGAAACCTTTTCCATATTACCATTTGTTTAGTTAcacttaatttatttatattggaAATAAATGCAAAAACCAATACAAGTGAGAATAGAAATAAACGAATCGGGGGTCCTAAATTAAGGGGTAATGTTACAAGTAATATAAAGTTCCCATCAGATAACAAAGGTAAAATTATAAGAGGTTCGAATGATAAACTTAATAAAAACTCTGAAGATGTTTTAGAACAAAGCGAAAAATCGCTTGTTTCAGAAAATGTTCCTAGTGGATTAGATATAGATGATATCCCTAAAGAATCTATTTTTATTCAAGAAGATCAAGAAGGTCAAACTCATTCTGAATTAAATCCTGAAACATCAGAACATAGTAaagatttaaataataatgattcaAAAAATGAATCTAGTGATATTATTTcagtaaataataaatcaaataaagTACAAAATCATTTTGAATCATTATCAGATTTAGAATTACTTGAAAATTCCTCACAAGATAATTTAGACAAAGATACAATTTCAACAGAACCTTTTCCTAATCAAAAACATAAAGACTTACAACAAGATTTAAATGATGAACCTTTAGAACCCTTTCCTACACAAATACATAAagattataaagaaaaaaatttaataaatgaagaagattCAGAACCATTTCCCAGACAAAAGCATAAAAAGGTAGACAAtcataatgaagaaaaaaacgTATTTCATGAAAATGGTTCTGCAAATGGTAATCAAGGAAGTTTGAAACTTAAATCATTCGATGAACatttaaaagatgaaaaaatagaaaatgaaCCACTTGTTCATGAAAATTTATCCATACCAAATGATCCAATAGAACAAATATTAAATCAACCTGAACAAGAAACAAATATCCAGGAACAATTGtataatgaaaaacaaaatgttgaagaaaaacaaaattctCAAATACCTTCGTTAGATTTAAAAGAACCAACAAATGAAGATATTTTACCAAATCATAATCcattagaaaatataaaacaaagtGAATCAGAAATAAATCATGTACAAGATCATGCGCTACCAAAAGAGAATATAATAGACAAACTTGATAATCAAAAAGAACACATCGATCAATCacaacataatataaatgtattacaAGAAAATAACATAAACAATCACCAATTAGAACCTCAAGAGAAACCTAATATTGAATCGTTTGAACCTAAAAATATAGATTCAGAAATTATTCTTCCTGAAAATGTTGAAACAGAAGAAATAATAGATGATGTGCCTTCCCCTAAACATTCTAACCATGAAACATTTGAAGAAGAAACAAGTGAATCTGAACATGAAGAAGCCGTATCTGAAAAAAATGCCCACGAAACTGTCGAACATGAAGAAACTGTGTCTCAAGAAAGCAATCCTGAAAAAGCTGATAATGATGGAAATGTATCTCAAAACAGCAACAAcgaattaaatgaaaatgaattcGTTGAATCGGAAAAAAGCGAGCATGAACCAGCtgaaaatgaagaaagtAGTCTTGAAGAAGGTCATCATGAAGAAATTGTACctgaacaaaataatgaagaatcAGGTGAAAGTAAATTAGTTGATAATGATGAAGGTGGTTTTGAAGAAGCTCATCATGAAAATTTTTCATCTGAAGTAAGTAACTCtgaattaaatgaaaatgaatttGTTGAATCTGACAAAAGTGTAACTGAACCTGCTGAACATGAAGAAGTTGTATCTGAAGAAAGCAACCCTGAACCAGCtgaaaatgaagaaagtAGTATAGAAGAAGCTCATCAGGAAGAAATTGTACCTGAACAAAATGATGAAGAATCAGGTGAAAGTGGATTAGTTGATAATGAAGAAGGTGATTTTGAAGAACCTAATCATGAAGAATTTGAACCTGATCAAAATGACTCTGAATTAAGTGAAAATGAATTAGTTGAATCAGAAAAAAGTGTATCTGAACCAGCTGAACATGTAGAAATTGTATCAGAAAAAAGTGTATCTGAACCAGCTGAACACGTAGAAATTGTATCTGAAAAAAGTACATCCGAACCAGCTGAACATGTAGAAAGTGTATCTGAACAAAGTAATAACGAACCATCCGAAAAGAAAGATGGACCAGTTCCTTCAAAACCATTTGAAGAAATTGAAAAAGTGGATGTTCAACCTAAAATTGTAGACCTTCAAATAATTGAACCTAATTTTGTTGACTCACAACCAAATCCACAAGAACCAGTTGAACCATCATTTGTCAAAATTGAAAAAGTTCCTTctgaagaaaataaacatGCAAGTGTTGATCCTGaagtaaaagaaaaagaaaatgtatctgaagttgttgaagaaaaacaaaattcaCAAGAATCAGTTGAAGAAATTCCAGTAAATGAGGATGAATTTGAAGATGTTCACACTGAACAATTAGATTTAGATCATAAAACAGTTGATCCAGAAATAGTAGAAGTTGAAGAAATTCCTTCAGAACTACATGAAAATGAAGTGGCTCATCCAGAAATTGTTGAAATTGAGGAAGTTTTTCCTGAACCAAATCAAAATAACGAATTTCAAGAAATTAATGAAGATGATAAAAGTGCACATATTCAGCATGAAATAGTAGAAGTAGAAGAAATACTTCCagaagatgataaaaatgaaaaagttgAACATGAAATAGTAGAAGTTGAAGAAATTCTACCagaagataaaaatgaaaaagttcAACATGAAATAGTAGAGGTTGAAGAAATTCTACCagaagataaaaatgaaaaagttgAACATGAAATAGTAGAAGTTGAAGAAATTCTACCagaagataaaaatgaaaaaggtCAACATGAAATAGTAGAGGTTGAAGAAATTCTACCagaagataaaaatgaaaaagttcAACATGAAATAGTAGAAGTTGAAGAAATTCTACCagaagataaaaatgaaaaaggtCAACATGAAATAGTAGAGGTTGAAGAAATTCTACCagaagataaaaatgaaaaagttgAACATGAAATAGTAGAAGTTGAAGAAATTCTACCagaagataaaaatgaaaaaggtCAACATGAAATAGTAGAGGTTGAAGAAATTCTACCagaagatgataaaaatgaaaaaggtCAACATGAAATAGTAGAGGTTGAAGAAATTCTTCCAGAAATTGTTGAAATTGAAGAAGTACCATCACAAACAAATAACaatgaaaatattgaaaCTATAAAAccagaagaaaaaaagaatgaatTTAGTGTTGTTGAAGAAAAAGCAATTCCACAAGAACCCGTGGTACCTacattaaatgaaaatgaaaacgTTACTCCCAAACCATCTGAAGGTGAATCCACTAAACCAGATATAGTTCAAATTAAAATAGTACAAGAAAATAAAccaaataaaaaggaaacacCAGTAGTAGATGGTCCAAAACATGTAGAACAAAATATACAAgaagatgataatgatgaagaggatgatgatgatatagATTTTGAAGGATTATCAAGAAAAGATGATGAAAAGGATtcatcaaataaaaataaaaagaaatcatcttttataacatatatatctacaaagaaatttaaaaaagtatCTCAAACTATTGTAAGTGTTATGATTAATGCATATGATGGTGTTATTCAAGTTGTAAGTACAATTAAAGGAATAGCAAAGGATATAGTAATATTTTTCCaaaacatttaa
- a CDS encoding merozoite surface protein, translating to MKKIVNIIFYILYLYIYKRNLVQNENVNKSNLRKGLSTNNSENGIKSLKDEDEHINIIGDDFSAFSYGGYPIYETTGSLGTGVESVKAIDGESGTSMDSKPKENKISTEPGADQVSIGLVNESDSSLENDKKKKENVKKEMLGTEKEGSPDSHDSSKEKLNLNDNSKWSDFLKNIVTFGGFGPTVVHDVSDTLSDISKDEVTQKTTKDIGSTLLDFFLPLPTKNTNTYEKKNENKNVSNVDSKTKSNEKGRPPTYSPILDDGIEFSGGLYFNEKKSTEENKQKNVLESVNLTSWDKEDIVKENEDVKDEKDEDDEEEEEKYENEIIKQPEDILDEEEVLEEEILEENKNDTVDTSDLEKKNIPDLSNDNNYYSLIYKNYKDNDKSEKTAQTLITALISLLNGKNELDATIRRLKHRFMEFFTYN from the coding sequence atgaaaaaaatcgtgaatataatattttatatcttatatttatatatatataaaagaaactTAGTACAAAAcgaaaatgtaaataaatctAATCTAAGAAAAGGATTATCTACTAATAATTCAGAAAATGGAATAAAAAGTCTAAAGGATGAAGatgaacatattaatattataggAGATGATTTTTCAGCATTTTCTTATGGTGGTTATCCTATTTATGAAACTACAGGAAGTCTAGGAACTGGGGTTGAAAGTGTAAAAGCTATTGATGGGGAAAGTGGTACTTCAATGGATTCTAAACCTAAAGAGAATAAAATTAGTACTGAACCAGGAGCAGACCAGGTGTCTATTGGATTGGTCAACGAATCTGATAGTAGTttagaaaatgataaaaaaaaaaaagaaaacgtaaaaaaagaaatgctTGGTACTGAAAAGGAAGGTTCTCCAGATAGTCATGATAGTTCTaaggaaaaattaaatcTTAACGACAATTCCAAATGGTCTGattttcttaaaaatatCGTAACGTTTGGTGGTTTTGGTCCTACTGTGGTTCATGATGTTAGTGATACCCTTTCAGATATATCTAAAGATGAAGTTACTCAAAAAACAACTAAAGATATTGGTAGTACTTTACTTGACTTTTTTTTACCATTACCGACTAAAAACACTAATACATATGagaagaaaaatgaaaataaaaatgtatcaaATGTAGATTCAAAAACAAAATCAAATGAAAAAGGAAGACCTCCTACATATTCTCCTATTCTGGATGATGGGATAGAATTTAGTGGtggtttatattttaatgagAAAAAGTCGActgaagaaaataaacaaaaaaatgttttagaATCAGTAAATTTAACATCGTGGGATAAAGAGGATATTGTTAAGGAAAATGAGGATGTTAAAGATGAAAaggatgaagatgatgaagaagaagaagaaaaatacgAAAACGAAATTATAAAGCAACCAGAAGACATATTGGATGAGGAAGAAGTAttagaagaagaaatattagaagaaaataaaaatgatacagTAGATACAAGTGAtttagaaaagaaaaatataccaGATTTATCAAacgataataattattatagttTAATTTATAAGAACTATAAGGATAATGATAAATCAGAAAAAACTGCACAAACATTAATCACAGCTCTGATAAGTTTAttaaatggaaaaaatgaattagaTGCTACCATAAGAAGATTAAAACATAGGTTTATGgaattttttacatataattaa
- a CDS encoding S-antigen, whose amino-acid sequence MNRILSVTLCLFFIYLYIYKTYGKVKNTDEGLSNIYGAKYYLRSGLFNEKNGKGQKYEDLEEEKEGENDDEEDSNSEESNNDEENELIKGQEGVEQETHGSEDEVSNGREDKVSNGGEDEVSNGGEDEVSNGREDKVSNGGEDEVSNGREDKVSNGGEDEVSNGREDKVSNGGEDEVSNGREDKVSNGGEDEVSNGREDKVSNGREDKVSNGGEDEVSNGREDKVSNGREDKVSNGGEDEVSNGREDKVSNGGEDEVSNGREDKVSNGGEDEVSNGREDKVSNGREDEVSNGREDKVSNGGEDEVSNGREDKVSNGGEDEVSNGREDKVSNGREDKVSNGGEDEVSNGREDKVSNGGEDEVSNGREDKVSNGREDKVSNGREDEVSNGREDKVSNGGEDEVSNGREDKVSNGREDKVSNGGEDEVSNGREDKVSNGGEDEVSNGREDKVSNGREDKVSNGREDKVSNGGEDEVSNGGEDEVSNGREDKVSNGGEDEVSNGREDKVSNGGEDEVSNGREDKVSNGGEDEVSNGREDKVSNGREDEVSNGREDKGGAGTDGELSHNSESHTKNKKSKNSIINMLIGM is encoded by the coding sequence atGAATAGAATCTTGTCTGTTACATtatgtttgttttttatatatttatatatatataaaacatatggaAAAGTTAAAAATACAGATGAAGGATTATCAAATATCTATGGagcaaaatattatttaagaagcggattatttaatgaaaaaaatggtaAAGGACAAAAATATGAAGAtttagaagaagaaaaagaaggcGAAAATGACGACGAAGAGGATTCAAATAGTGAAGAATccaataatgatgaagaaaatgaactAATAAAAGGTCAAGAAGGTGTTGAACAAGAAACTCACGGATCAGAAGATGAAGTAAGTAATGGACGAGAAGATAAAGTAAGTAATGGAGGAGAAGATGAAGTAAGTAATGGAGGAGAAGATGAAGTAAGTAATGGACGAGAAGATAAAGTAAGTAATGGAGGAGAAGATGAAGTAAGTAATGGACGAGAAGATAAAGTAAGTAATGGAGGAGAAGATGAAGTAAGTAATGGACGAGAAGATAAAGTAAGTAATGGAGGAGAAGATGAAGTAAGTAATGGACGAGAAGATAAAGTAAGTAATGGAGGAGAAGATGAAGTAAGTAATGGACGAGAAGATAAAGTAAGTAATGGACGAGAAGATAAAGTAAGTAATGGAGGAGAAGATGAAGTAAGTAATGGACGAGAAGATAAAGTAAGTAATGGACGAGAAGATAAAGTAAGTAATGGAGGAGAAGATGAAGTAAGTAATGGACGAGAAGATAAAGTAAGTAATGGAGGAGAAGATGAAGTAAGTAATGGACGAGAAGATAAAGTAAGTAATGGAGGAGAAGATGAAGTAAGTAATGGACGAGAAGATAAAGTAAGTAATGGACGAGAAGATGAAGTAAGTAATGGACGAGAAGATAAAGTAAGTAATGGAGGAGAAGATGAAGTAAGTAATGGACGAGAAGATAAAGTAAGTAATGGAGGAGAAGATGAAGTAAGTAATGGACGAGAAGATAAAGTAAGTAATGGACGAGAAGATAAAGTAAGTAATGGAGGAGAAGATGAAGTAAGTAATGGACGAGAAGATAAAGTAAGTAATGGAGGAGAAGATGAAGTAAGTAATGGACGAGAAGATAAAGTAAGTAATGGACGAGAAGATAAAGTAAGTAATGGACGAGAAGATGAAGTAAGTAATGGACGAGAAGATAAAGTAAGTAATGGAGGAGAAGATGAAGTAAGTAATGGACGAGAAGATAAAGTAAGTAATGGACGAGAAGATAAAGTAAGTAATGGAGGAGAAGATGAAGTAAGTAATGGACGAGAAGATAAAGTAAGTAATGGAGGAGAAGATGAAGTAAGTAATGGACGAGAAGATAAAGTAAGTAATGGACGAGAAGATAAAGTAAGTAATGGACGAGAAGATAAAGTAAGTAATGGAGGAGAAGATGAAGTAAGTAATGGAGGAGAAGATGAAGTAAGTAATGGACGAGAAGATAAAGTAAGTAATGGAGGAGAAGATGAAGTAAGTAATGGACGAGAAGATAAAGTAAGTAATGGAGGAGAAGATGAAGTAAGTAATGGACGAGAAGATAAAGTAAGTAATGGAGGAGAAGATGAAGTAAGTAATGGACGAGAAGATAAAGTAAGTAATGGACGAGAAGATGAAGTAAGTAATGGACGAGAAGATAAAGGAGGAGCTGGAACGGATGGAGAACTTTCACATAATAGCGAAAGTCATactaaaaacaaaaaatcaAAGAATAGTATAATTAATATGTTAATTGGAATGTGA
- a CDS encoding merozoite surface protein 6, producing the protein MNKIYNITFLFILLNLYINENNFIRNELINEKNHNLRNGSMYNNDKILSKNEVDTNIESNENSIHESGHKIDGEEVLKANVDDITYKKKNVDDSEIPFSGYDIQATYQFPSTSGGNNVIPLPIKQSGENQYTVTSISGIQKGANGLTGATENITQVVQANSETNKNPTSHSNSTTTSLNNNILGWEFGGGAPQNGAAEDKKTEYLLEQIKIPSWDRNNIPDENEQVIEDPQEDNKDEDEDEETETENLETEDDNNEEIEENEEDDIDEESVEEKEEEEEKKEEEEKKEEKKEEKKPDNEITNEVKEEQKYSSPSDINAQNLISNKNKKNDETKKTAENIVKTLVGLFNEKNEIDSTINNLVQEMIHLFSNN; encoded by the coding sequence atgaataagatttataatattacttttcttttcattcttttaaacttatatataaatgaaaataactTTATCAGAAATGAACTTATAAACGAAAAAAACCATAATTTAAGAAATGGTTCAATGTATAATAACGATAAAATATTAAGTAAAAATGAAGTAGATACTAATATAGAAAGTAACGAAAATAGTATTCACGAATCTGGACATAAGATTGATGGGGAAGAAGTTTTAAAAGCTAATGTAGATGATAtaacatacaaaaaaaaaaatgttgatGATTCAGAAATTCCTTTTTCTGGTTATGATATACAAGCAACATATCAATTTCCTTCTACATCAGGAGGAAATAATGTAATTCCACTTCCTATAAAACAAAGTGGAGAAAATCAATATACTGTTACATCTATATCAGGTATTCAAAAGGGAGCAAATGGTTTAACTGGTGCAACAGAAAATATTACACAAGTTGTACAAGCAAACTctgaaacaaataaaaatccTACTTCTCATAGTAATAGTACTACAACTTCtctgaataataatatacttgGATGGGAATTTGGAGGAGGTGCTCCTCAAAATGGAGCTGCAGAAGATAAAAAGACAGAATATTTACtagaacaaataaaaattccATCATGGGATAGAAATAACATCCCCGATGAGAATGAACAAGTAATAGAGGACCCTCaagaagataataaagatgaagatgaagatgaagaaaCAGAAACAGAAAATTTGGAAACagaagatgataataatgaagagatagaagaaaatgaagaagatgacATAGATGAAGAAAGTGTAGAAGAAAAGGAAGaagaggaagaaaaaaaggaagaagaagaaaaaaaggaagaaaaaaaagaagaaaaaaaaccaGACAATGAAATTACAAATGAAGTTAAAGAGGAACAAAAATATAGTTCACCAAGTGATATAAATGCCCAAAATTTAATTtctaataagaataaaaagaatgatGAAACAAAAAAGACTGCTGAAAATATAGTTAAAACATTGGTTGgattatttaatgaaaaaaatgagatAGATTCtactataaataatttagtACAAGAAATGATCCATCTATTTAGTAATAATTAA
- a CDS encoding merozoite surface protein 3, whose protein sequence is MKSFINITLSLFLLHLYIYINNVASKEIVKKYNLNLRNAILNNNSQIENEENVNTTITGNDFSGGEFLWPGYTEELKAKKASEDAEKAANDAENASKEAEEAAKEAVNLKESDKSYTKAKEACTAASKAKKAVETALKAKDDAEKSSKADSISTKTKEYAEKAKNAYEKAKNAYQKANQAVLKAKEASSYDYILGWEFGGGVPEHKKEENMLSHLYVSSKDKENISKENDDVLDEKEEEAEETEEEELEEKNEEETESEISEDEEEEEEEEEKEEENDKKKEQEKEQSNENNDQKKDMEAQNLISKNQNNNEKNVKEAAESIMKTLAGLIKGNNQIDSTLKDLVEELSKYFKNH, encoded by the coding sequence atgaaaagttttataaatattactctttcattatttttgttacatttatatatttatataaataatgttgCTAGTAAAGaaattgtaaaaaaatataatcttAACTTAAGAAATGCAATATTGAATAATAATTCTCAaatagaaaatgaagaaaatgtaaataCTACAATTACTGGTAATGATTTTAGTGGTGGAGAATTTTTGTGGCCTGGTTATACGGAAGAATTAAAAGCTAAAAAAGCTTCCGAAGATGCTGAAAAAGCTGCTAATGATGCTGAAAATGCTTCAAAAGAGGCAGAAGAAGCTGCTAAAGAAGCAGTAAATTTAAAGGAATCTGATAAATCTTATACAAAAGCAAAAGAAGCATGTACAGCTGCTTCAAAGGCAAAGAAAGCTGTTGAAACTGCTTTAAAGGCAAAAGATGATGCTGAAAAATCTTCAAAAGCTGATAGTATTTCtacaaaaacaaaagaatATGCTGAAAAAGCAAAAAATGCTTATGAAAAGGCAAAAAATGCTTATCAAAAAGCAAACCAAGCTGTTTTAAAAGCAAAAGAAGCTTCTAgttatgattatattttaGGTTGGGAATTTGGAGGAGGCGTTCCAGAAcacaaaaaagaagaaaatatgttatcacatttatatgtttcttCAAAGgataaggaaaatatatctaAGGAAAATGATGATGTATTAGATGAGAAGGAAGAAGAGGCAGAAGAAACAGAAGAAGAAGAacttgaagaaaaaaatgaagaagaaacaGAATCAGAAATAAGtgaagatgaagaagaagaagaagaagaagaagaaaaggaagaagaaaatgacaaaaaaaaagaacaagaaaaagaacaaagtaatgaaaataatgatcaaaaaaaagatatggaAGCACAGAATTTAATTTCTAAAAACCAGAATAATAATGAGAAAAACGTAAAAGAAGCTGCTGAAAGCATCATGAAAACTTTAGCTGGTTTAATCAAGGGAAATAATCAAATAGATTCTACCTTAAAAGATTTAGTAGAAGAATTAtccaaatattttaaaaatcattaa